The window TCGTAGCCGTGACTTTATTAAATCCGCAATCAAGTTGCTTGATCAGGTTCTTCATGGTGAAGTCACAATTTCTGGCCACATAATTTTTTACTAAACCCCAACATATTTCTATTGGTTGCAGTTCCGGGTGATACGGTGGCGTTCTGAGAACCTTATGCCCAAATGATATAGCTATTTCGTCGATTGCATAGATTGGCTCAGGGGCCATTTTCATCAAAATCTCGATCAACTCAGCCTTTAGACAATCATCACGACAGTAAACTTTATTTTTTTCAAGCCATTCTTTAATTTTTTTCTTCGAGCTTTTTGGTGTCGGTGGAGAATGTTCTGAAAGGATATTGTGGTATGAGGCATTATCCATGATTATAAGGGACTTTTTCGGAATATTGGGGAGGAGCATCTCAATAAACCATTTTTTAAATAACTCCCAATTCATTTGACCGTGATAATCCCCTGTTTTTCTCGTGCTCTTAAACACAAGTTTTGAACCTGGAACCCAACCCGCTTTAGTTATCGCATTGATAATGATAAGACGTTCGCCTTTGCCTGTCGGCTTTTGTACCCAAGGACCGTCTTCACCGTAATACCATATAAAATTATTGCTGTGATTCTTGTTTACATATGACTCATCAAGATAAACTTCCGGACGAATTGTGTCAGCGCTTTTTCCGGGGACTCTATTGTCTCTCATTTCGCGCAAATAACGCTGTCTGGCGGCAACCACATGGTCCTTTTCTTTTAAATGCTGAGAACGCACTCCCTGACCAAATTCAAACCCCCACCTGTTAAGTGTTCTGCCTAACGTCGCTTTATTAAATGATTCGCCGGGATATCGCTCCTCTAAGAAATTTTTGATGTCTGCAAGCGTTATGTGTTCCCCTTTTTTGTTTGCGGTTCGAATATATGACCGAGCAGATTCCTGGTAGGAAACGTTAACAGCATATATCGGTCGTCCACGCAGTTTTGCAGGCTTATCAAGCA of the Candidatus Desulfarcum epimagneticum genome contains:
- a CDS encoding transposase, with product MFSCRGKPLTPEIKKVTVSVKQYFDRNKIIPAEPSVKRAADALGIGVATVKRIMADYNRDPGLLDKPAKLRGRPIYAVNVSYQESARSYIRTANKKGEHITLADIKNFLEERYPGESFNKATLGRTLNRWGFEFGQGVRSQHLKEKDHVVAARQRYLREMRDNRVPGKSADTIRPEVYLDESYVNKNHSNNFIWYYGEDGPWVQKPTGKGERLIIINAITKAGWVPGSKLVFKSTRKTGDYHGQMNWELFKKWFIEMLLPNIPKKSLIIMDNASYHNILSEHSPPTPKSSKKKIKEWLEKNKVYCRDDCLKAELIEILMKMAPEPIYAIDEIAISFGHKVLRTPPYHPELQPIEICWGLVKNYVARNCDFTMKNLIKQLDCGFNKVTATICDKIIKKIRKIENEFWVTDIKMDAQ